The following are from one region of the Methanospirillum hungatei genome:
- a CDS encoding putative manganese-dependent inorganic diphosphatase, translating to MSPTYIIGHRQPDTDSIASSVAYASLLNQIHSGTFIPARCGDLNAETDHALTIAGIEPPVLIENVEPSVGDIPFLYTQKAPMNIPAIDVALLMDEYDIRNIPIVDDENRFLGLVSEHGLARAYVSPHASLPLKVGPIKLEALARILQAEIVHAAHDEIHGNASIVIDALHISLARLGPDDVAIIGDNEPSQIALVAEGICALIIAEGAHLGERVRESAKSMEVSLLKTTLDAFSVGRLLHLSGPVETIMATDAETIHKDDLLSTAAQIVSNSPYRTACVTDEDGHFIGMLSRNSFLEDVHKSVILVDHNEYTQAVEGIETAEIIEIIDHHRLGTIATLQPIRFRNEPVGSTSTIITMRYREEQVVPDKAIAIMLLAGILSDTLVLKMSTTTDRDREAVAYLSGIAGIEPEEFGSELINKGMNLDGVPIEELIVRDIKDFTLQDRTVSIAQIMTGSREFADSNIQIIQDSLTLYQMKYGYDISIVLVTDVIGQRSFLFAAGDHGLLTKLGYQNQPVILEGVMSRKKDFFPSFGQRFRQVMQS from the coding sequence ATGAGTCCTACGTATATTATCGGCCATCGGCAACCGGATACGGACAGCATTGCAAGTTCTGTAGCGTATGCGTCACTACTCAATCAGATTCATTCAGGAACATTTATACCTGCACGATGCGGTGACCTGAATGCTGAAACAGATCATGCCCTCACCATTGCCGGAATAGAACCTCCGGTTCTGATTGAAAATGTAGAGCCATCTGTTGGGGATATTCCTTTTTTATATACTCAAAAAGCGCCCATGAACATTCCGGCAATCGATGTAGCATTGCTGATGGATGAATATGACATCAGGAACATCCCTATTGTTGATGATGAAAACCGGTTTCTGGGTCTGGTCAGTGAACATGGTCTGGCCCGGGCATATGTCAGTCCCCATGCAAGTCTTCCATTGAAAGTCGGGCCCATTAAGCTTGAAGCACTCGCCAGAATCCTACAGGCGGAGATCGTTCATGCAGCTCATGATGAGATACATGGGAACGCTTCAATAGTTATCGATGCGCTTCATATCTCTCTGGCACGGCTCGGTCCTGATGATGTGGCGATCATTGGTGATAATGAGCCATCCCAAATTGCGCTTGTAGCTGAGGGTATATGTGCACTCATCATCGCTGAAGGAGCACATCTGGGAGAACGGGTCAGGGAGAGTGCAAAGAGTATGGAAGTATCTCTTTTAAAAACCACATTGGATGCGTTCAGTGTAGGAAGGCTGCTGCACCTCTCCGGACCGGTTGAGACCATAATGGCAACTGATGCTGAAACAATCCATAAAGATGATCTCCTCTCAACCGCTGCCCAGATTGTCTCAAATTCACCTTACCGGACTGCCTGTGTTACTGATGAAGACGGTCATTTTATTGGGATGCTTTCCCGGAACTCATTTCTTGAAGATGTTCATAAATCGGTCATCCTGGTTGATCACAATGAGTATACCCAGGCGGTTGAAGGAATTGAGACTGCAGAGATCATTGAGATTATCGATCATCACCGGCTAGGAACGATTGCAACGCTCCAGCCGATAAGGTTCAGAAATGAGCCGGTGGGGTCGACCTCAACGATCATCACCATGCGATACCGGGAAGAACAGGTAGTACCGGACAAAGCCATCGCAATCATGCTCCTTGCTGGTATCCTGTCTGATACTCTTGTTTTGAAGATGTCAACAACGACTGACCGTGATCGGGAAGCAGTTGCCTATCTCTCCGGGATTGCAGGGATAGAACCTGAAGAATTTGGAAGTGAACTCATCAATAAAGGAATGAACCTTGATGGTGTTCCTATTGAAGAACTGATTGTGAGAGATATCAAGGATTTCACTCTTCAGGACCGGACTGTCTCAATTGCACAGATCATGACCGGATCACGCGAATTTGCTGATTCGAATATACAAATTATTCAGGATTCTCTTACTCTCTATCAGATGAAATACGGATATGATATCAGTATTGTTCTGGTGACCGATGTTATCGGCCAGAGAAGTTTTCTATTTGCTGCTGGTGACCATGGCCTTTTGACAAAACTCGGATACCAGAATCAGCCGGTAATCCTTGAAGGTGTCATGTCCAGGAAAAAGGATTTCTTCCCTTCATTTGGGCAGCGGTTCAGACAGGTCATGCAGAGCTGA